GCATGCCCCGCAATTGGAAATCCGCCTTATACGAGTATGTCCATCTTCGCAATCGGCTACTGTCGGAAGCGGACATAACCCCGCTCCAACATCTTGTGAAGGATCGGGATTATTTGGAAAAGCAATCCCGGCGGTTGGCCGAGATCGGCCGCAGGCGCGCCGAAGGAGCCGTCCGGCCCGGCAAGCGGGAGACGGGGATGAAAGTCGCGGTGCTGTCCGAGAGCAGCCGCGAGGTCAGAGTGAAGCTGGATTTGCGCATCCGTTCGAACTATCGGAGCGGAGAGTCGGAACACTGCGAGGAACGCTGGGAGCGCCAATCGGTTACGCTGAAGCGGGGAACGGACGGCGTCTGGCACGTCGTCCGGGTGGAGGAGCACGCGGACGAACGCCGGACCGAAGCCGACGGCCTGTTCTGGACGGCTCCGTTCGAACCGGAGATTCCTGCCGCCGCCGGCAAGCGCGCGGGAGTGCCTTCGAGACCTCTGCTTCATCCCCGCGCGGCCGGAGCGATGTCTCTCTCCCTGAAGCCCCGTCCATACGATCGCGAAGCCGCCCGGCAATACGCGGACGAATATTGGAACAAGCGCAATCCCGCCTACGAATCGTTCGAAGTGAACTGCACGAACTACATCTCCCAATGCCTCTTTGCAGGGGGCGTGCCGATGAACTATACTGGGAAAAGGGAATCGGGCTGGTGGTACGCAGGCAAATCCGGCGGCAAGGAAGCGTGGAGCTATAGCTGGGCCGTCGCCCACAGTCTGCAACTGTATCTGTTGAACAGCCCAACCGGCCTGAGAGGCACGGCGGTTTCCTCTTCCGCCGAATTGGATATCGGCGACGTGATTTTTTACGATTGGGACGGCAACGGACGCTTCCAGCACAGCGTGATCGTCACGGATCGCGACGGCAGCGGCCAGCCGCTTGTGAACGCGAACACGGCCGACAGCCGTCGGAGATATTGGGATTATCGCGATTCGCCCGCATGGACGGAACGTACCCGGTATCGGTTCGTGCGGATCGAGAGCGAGTTTTGACGGAGGGATTGGGAAACCTATGACGAAGAAAATCCGAATCGGTCTGATCTACGGAGGCAAGTCGGGTGAGCACGACGTGTCGCTGTTGACGGCCCACGCGGTCATTCAAGCTTTTGATTTCAGCAAATACGAAGTTATTCCGTTCTACATTACGAAGCAAGGCGAATGGCGTCGGGGGCCGGAGCTGCTCGGACCGGTCGGGTCGAAGCGGGAGCTGGCGTTCGGCGAGACGCTGCCCGCGGCGGCGGATCAATCGGTTCAGGTGTCGAGCGCGTCCGTCCCGGCCGTTGCGAAAGACGTGGGTGCGACGGCCTTGGCGCCGATATTTGCCGCCGGCCAGTCCGGTCTTGGGGAGTTGGACGTCGTGTTCCCGCTCCTGCACGGCACGTACGGCGAGGACGGCACGATTCAGGGCATGTTCGAGATGGCGGGGATTCCTTACGTGGGAGCGGGCGTGCTGGCGTCCGCCGTCGGCATGGATAAGACGTTTATGAAGGCGATGTTCGCGCAGGAAGGGCTTCCGCAATGCGTCTATCGTCATTTCACCCGGACGCAGTGGGAGAGCAACCGGGATTATTATTTGACGGAGATCGAAGTGGCTCTCGGCTATCCCTGCTTCGTCAAACCGGCGAACCTCGGCTCCAGCGTCGGCGTGTCCAAGGCGAGCAACCGGGAGGAGCTGCTTGCCGGCATTCAGGAGGCGTTCCGATTCGACCGGAAGGTGATCGTCGAGGAATTTGTCGACGCCCGCGAGATCGAAGTCAGCGTCCTGGGCAACGAGCATCCCGTCGCTTCGGTGCCGGGCGAGATTGTCAGCTCGGGCGAGTTCTACGATTACCGCGCCAAGTATATCGACGGCAAATCGGCCATGATCATCCCCGCGGACCTTCCGGACGGCATGAGCGACCAGATCCGCCAGATGGCGATCCGCGCTTTCCAGGCGATTGACGGAAGCGGCTTGTCCCGCGTGGACTTTTTCGTGCGTCGTTCGGACAACGCCATCCTGATCAACGAGATCAATACGATGCCGGGCTTTACGCCGTACAGCATGTACCCGCTCCTGTGGAAAGAGTCGGGCAAGCCGTACCGCGAGCTGCTCGACGATCTGATCCGGCTGGCGATCGAACGCCACGAGGCGAAGCAGCAGTTGACGTTCGCGATCGATATCGAGTAACCTCCGGGACGGCTACGTTGAAGCTCCGTCGCGCATCGTGCTATCATGATACCCATATGAATTTCGGGAGGGGCGGCTATGGGATTTCAGACGGAATTCAATTCGGTATGCAAATTCAAGTCCGAGCAAGAGCTGCACGACTTGCTCGAATACGGCCGGACGGCCATGATCAAGCAGGGGTTCCGCGTTTATCCGACGGGGCAGCTCGTGATCGCGTATACCCCGACCAACGTCGCCATCGCCATCGTCAAGATCACGGCTTCGATCGCGGAGATCAATTTCCAGGGCGAAGAAGTGACCAAGGTGGAGATGGAACTCGTGCGCAAGCTCACCGAAGAAGAATCGCGGGTGCAGACGGCGTTGGCGGACGAGATGTTTTTCGGGCGCAAGCAAGGCTGAAGCTGCGGGCGGAAGGGCTGTTCAGCCTATGGAGGCCCGCGTATATTTCCGCATCGGGATTTGGACAAAAGCCCCCGTTCCGGACAGGGACGGCGGGCTTTTTCCATTGGAATCAATTCCTCGTCTTGCTCCACACCCGGGACGGGGAGACGCCCAGTTCGGCGGCGATCAGCTCGGCGGTGAGCCGCTGGGGGGTTCGGATTTTGCCGCTTCGCAGCTTGGATATCGTCTGCGGAGAAAGGCCGGTCGCCTCGGACAGTTGGCTGGCGGACATGTTCCGTTGGGCCATCAGCGTCTTCAGGCGAATCCCCGGATCGTCGGCTTCTTCATACGGCTGAAGGTCCCGGATCACGAAGGCGTATCGAAGCAAACGGCCGTACCCGTCGAAAAAGGCGCGGACCCGCACCTTGACGGCCACGTCGAACAGATCGGCGAAACGCGCGGTGCGAAGCTGCTGCTCCTGTTCGCAGCCAAGCTCTATGGCCTCGTCCAAGAGCCGGAGCAGCTTCCCGCGGTCGTCAGGAGCAATAAAGTCGAATAGCGGGGCATCTATGTATCGGCGTGCGCCGGCGATGGCCGGCTGATGGTATGTATCGAATCGCTGAATCCGGAATTCCGGATCGCAGATGCCGGAGGACCGCGCTTGTCCGGCGGACAATTCCCGCTCGATCCATTTGCAGGCGCTGATGTCTTCGCACAGGATCAGATAGAGGCGGCCGCTTCCGTCCGAACGCAAGAGGCTGCCATCCACTCTCGTATCGATTTCCGTCCCGGTTGCGGTAATCTGCGTCAGCTCGGCATACATTTGCCGTTGGGCTTGCATGCGGCGGATTAGGTTGATCAGCAGGCGCCGTGACTCTCCGTTCAGCAGATCGGCGGGGTTCTTCCCGAGACATTCCTCCTCGCTGTAGCCGATCATCCGGCAGTACGGCTCGTTCACGGCGGCAAATGCCGCCCGATGACCGTCCCAATGCACGATGGCGGCCGCTTTCGGCAAGTCATGAATCCAATTCGGAATAACGCTCACGGCAGATCCCTCATTCTTGCTCCGGTTTAATTAATGAACCCGAACTGCATAGGGCCGACCGAGGGGGCGATTTCTCGCGCAAATTCCCCCGGAATCCCCGACATTTGGGCAAGACGCGGGTTCGGCATTTGCGCAGAACGTACGTATAATAACATAATATCAGACCTATTCGCTAACAACACCCAGATCCATCATCCAGACATGTGAAAAGAGGTCGAATCCGCTCATGAAGGTTTGCCAGGTTGAAGGTTGCAATAAGCCCGTTAAAGCCAAGCAGCTATGTTCCGCCCATCACCAGAGAATGCTTCGCAACGGCCATCCGACCGCCAGCAGGCCTCGAGTCAAAAAAGAACCGAAGCCGTGCCAATGGCCGAAATGCGAACGCCATGCAGTCGCCAAAGGCTTATGCTCCAAACATTACTATCTTCACCGCATCCAGTTGAAAGTCGCCGAACGGGAGCCGGCGGTTGCGGGCTCCGAACGAACCGCCGAACAACCGGTTTGACGCATACATAACAAGGCCGCTTCTTCTTGCCGGACGGTCAAGGAGACGCGGATTTTTTCATTTTTGTGAAAATGCTCCGGACCTCGCGCGGGAATAGGCTTCGCGGCAACTTTTCTTATTTCCAACAACAGCTCCATCCCCTATACTAGAGGAAGACGGCAATAATAGGAGGAGTACCTGTTGGAACGAAAAAGGATTTCCCGGTGGCTCCTCGCGGCGGCGATTCTGATTCCGCTGGCGGGCTACTGCGCCTTGACGGTTTTTCCGGCCTATGACCATGTCGTGAAGGGCCCGGCGGAACATTTCTACATCGTCAGCCTGATCTCCGTACTGGCGGTTGTGATCTCAACCGTCGTCGGCATAGCCGGTTCCCGGCTTCGCAACATCAAAATCATTTGCTTGTCGCTGGCTTATTCCTCGCTGGCGCTGATTTTTGCCGTACACGGCTTGTCCACGCCGGGTTTTCTGCTGCATGCCTCCCATCTTCCCGGCTTGTCCTCTCAACTTAGCGTGTTAATCGCCGCCTTCTGGATATGGGTGTCGTCGCTTCCGGGAGACGATGCGATCATACGGCGCATCTCCCGTCATCCGAACATTTGGCTTGTGTTGTGGCCGCTGGGGGTGTTTCTCCTCGCGGTATCGGCTTTGATCGACCCCGGGTGGTCGGAAGCTCTCGATCTCAACAAGCGGCCGGCCGTCTGGATCGCGGCGGGTCTCACGATTGCGCTGAATCTGGTGGCCATGTACCGGTACTGGCAGTCGTACCGCTATTCGCGTTTTCCCCTGCAGGCGGCGATCGTGTTGGGAAGCGGCTGGATGATCGGCGCTCAATGGATGATGGCGACGGGAACCCAGTGGCACGCCAGTTGGTGGCTGTACCACTTTCTGCAGCTCGGCTCGATGCTCGCGGTGCTGGGGGGCTTGTTCAAGCAGTACGTGGAAGGCGTTCCGATCGCGCAGACGGTCAAGGCGCTGTTCACCGCGACGCCCCGGGAGCGGATCGAGGCGAGCCTGTCGCCGAGCATCAAGCAGATGATCGCCGAGACGGAAGCCCGCGACCCGTATACGGCGGGGCATAATTTCCGGGTGGCGACATACGCGCTCCAGCTCGGGGAGGAGATGGGGCTGCCGCCCGAGCATCTGAGTGCGCTGGCGCAGGGCTGCATCGTTCACGACCTCGGCAAAATCCGGCTGCCTG
The nucleotide sequence above comes from Paenibacillus thermoaerophilus. Encoded proteins:
- a CDS encoding amidase domain-containing protein, with protein sequence MEKQSRRLAEIGRRRAEGAVRPGKRETGMKVAVLSESSREVRVKLDLRIRSNYRSGESEHCEERWERQSVTLKRGTDGVWHVVRVEEHADERRTEADGLFWTAPFEPEIPAAAGKRAGVPSRPLLHPRAAGAMSLSLKPRPYDREAARQYADEYWNKRNPAYESFEVNCTNYISQCLFAGGVPMNYTGKRESGWWYAGKSGGKEAWSYSWAVAHSLQLYLLNSPTGLRGTAVSSSAELDIGDVIFYDWDGNGRFQHSVIVTDRDGSGQPLVNANTADSRRRYWDYRDSPAWTERTRYRFVRIESEF
- a CDS encoding D-alanine--D-alanine ligase, producing the protein MTKKIRIGLIYGGKSGEHDVSLLTAHAVIQAFDFSKYEVIPFYITKQGEWRRGPELLGPVGSKRELAFGETLPAAADQSVQVSSASVPAVAKDVGATALAPIFAAGQSGLGELDVVFPLLHGTYGEDGTIQGMFEMAGIPYVGAGVLASAVGMDKTFMKAMFAQEGLPQCVYRHFTRTQWESNRDYYLTEIEVALGYPCFVKPANLGSSVGVSKASNREELLAGIQEAFRFDRKVIVEEFVDAREIEVSVLGNEHPVASVPGEIVSSGEFYDYRAKYIDGKSAMIIPADLPDGMSDQIRQMAIRAFQAIDGSGLSRVDFFVRRSDNAILINEINTMPGFTPYSMYPLLWKESGKPYRELLDDLIRLAIERHEAKQQLTFAIDIE
- a CDS encoding PAS domain S-box protein, which translates into the protein MSVIPNWIHDLPKAAAIVHWDGHRAAFAAVNEPYCRMIGYSEEECLGKNPADLLNGESRRLLINLIRRMQAQRQMYAELTQITATGTEIDTRVDGSLLRSDGSGRLYLILCEDISACKWIERELSAGQARSSGICDPEFRIQRFDTYHQPAIAGARRYIDAPLFDFIAPDDRGKLLRLLDEAIELGCEQEQQLRTARFADLFDVAVKVRVRAFFDGYGRLLRYAFVIRDLQPYEEADDPGIRLKTLMAQRNMSASQLSEATGLSPQTISKLRSGKIRTPQRLTAELIAAELGVSPSRVWSKTRN
- a CDS encoding HD-GYP domain-containing protein, encoding MERKRISRWLLAAAILIPLAGYCALTVFPAYDHVVKGPAEHFYIVSLISVLAVVISTVVGIAGSRLRNIKIICLSLAYSSLALIFAVHGLSTPGFLLHASHLPGLSSQLSVLIAAFWIWVSSLPGDDAIIRRISRHPNIWLVLWPLGVFLLAVSALIDPGWSEALDLNKRPAVWIAAGLTIALNLVAMYRYWQSYRYSRFPLQAAIVLGSGWMIGAQWMMATGTQWHASWWLYHFLQLGSMLAVLGGLFKQYVEGVPIAQTVKALFTATPRERIEASLSPSIKQMIAETEARDPYTAGHNFRVATYALQLGEEMGLPPEHLSALAQGCIVHDLGKIRLPDAILNKPGKLTPEERRIIETHPVIGYDMCKRVGFMPEELQIIRSHHERWDGNGYPDRLKGEDIPLLARIAAVADVYDALTSTRAYRKAWSPEEALAFLREQKGKQFDPSCVDAWVNVCKREADRRSPAGEPESFSSPRLSET